The Cupriavidus sp. EM10 genome includes a region encoding these proteins:
- a CDS encoding sulfite exporter TauE/SafE family protein — MPDHSLLSALLIFGLGGLLGGVGGLFGIGGGLIAIPALGLLYGMDQQLAQGTSLVMIAPNVLIGFWQYRKRADIDLRTAIVLGLSAVLATWLSARLATSIDAALLRRIFAVFMIGLALYFLWRLLPGRAATQQQARVSTSWIPAVGVVGGAFSGFFSVGGGVVAAPALVGLFGMRQAAAQGLALALVTPGAVVALLTYSHAGHVDWYSGIPLSLGGMLTISWGVALAHRMPERRLRAAFALCLIATAMVMLVRG, encoded by the coding sequence ATGCCTGACCATTCGCTGTTGTCCGCCCTGCTCATCTTCGGACTTGGAGGGCTTCTCGGCGGCGTGGGCGGCCTGTTCGGCATCGGCGGCGGCCTGATCGCCATTCCCGCGCTGGGCCTGCTCTACGGCATGGACCAGCAACTGGCGCAGGGCACCTCGCTGGTCATGATCGCGCCCAACGTGCTGATCGGCTTCTGGCAATACCGCAAGCGCGCCGATATCGATCTCAGGACGGCCATCGTCCTGGGTCTTTCGGCCGTGCTGGCCACCTGGCTCTCGGCACGGCTCGCCACCTCGATCGATGCCGCGCTGCTGCGCCGGATCTTCGCCGTGTTCATGATCGGCCTGGCCCTCTACTTCCTCTGGCGCCTGCTGCCTGGCCGCGCCGCCACGCAACAGCAAGCCCGCGTTTCAACATCGTGGATCCCGGCCGTCGGCGTGGTCGGCGGCGCCTTCTCCGGCTTCTTCAGCGTGGGCGGCGGCGTGGTGGCCGCCCCCGCCCTGGTCGGCCTGTTCGGCATGCGACAGGCGGCCGCACAAGGGCTGGCGCTGGCGCTGGTCACCCCGGGCGCGGTCGTCGCCCTGCTCACCTACTCGCATGCCGGCCATGTGGACTGGTACAGCGGCATCCCGCTGTCGCTCGGCGGCATGCTGACCATTTCCTGGGGCGTGGCGCTGGCCCATCGCATGCCGGAACGACGCCTGCGCGCGGCGTTCGCGCTGTGCCTGATCGCCACGGCGATGGTGATGCTGGTTCGCGGCTAA
- a CDS encoding DUF938 domain-containing protein, producing MTQPAADPTARRMAPATDRNRAPILAVLRDALPKSGTVLEIASGTGQHAVYFAAGLPGVTWQPSDPDATHRESIAAWTAYEKTGNVLPPLAIDVRQEPWGIDSVDAMVCINMIHIAPWAAAEALFAGAGRHLKPGGVLYLYGPYRRNGAHTAPSNEAFDRQLRAADAAWGVRDMEAVIALGVAQGLTCAEPVPMPANNFSLVFRKAG from the coding sequence ATGACACAGCCCGCCGCAGACCCGACCGCGCGCCGCATGGCGCCGGCCACCGACCGCAACCGCGCGCCCATCCTGGCCGTCTTGCGCGACGCCCTGCCGAAGTCCGGCACGGTGCTCGAGATCGCCAGCGGCACCGGCCAGCATGCGGTGTACTTCGCGGCCGGGCTGCCGGGCGTGACCTGGCAACCCAGCGATCCCGATGCCACGCACCGCGAATCGATCGCGGCGTGGACGGCCTACGAAAAGACCGGGAACGTGCTGCCGCCGCTGGCCATCGACGTCAGGCAGGAGCCGTGGGGCATCGATTCCGTGGATGCCATGGTCTGCATCAACATGATCCACATCGCGCCCTGGGCTGCCGCCGAAGCGCTGTTCGCGGGCGCCGGCCGCCACCTGAAGCCCGGCGGCGTGCTGTACCTCTATGGCCCATACCGGCGCAACGGCGCGCATACCGCTCCCAGCAACGAGGCGTTCGACCGGCAACTGCGCGCAGCCGATGCGGCATGGGGCGTCCGCGACATGGAAGCCGTGATCGCGCTGGGCGTGGCCCAGGGTTTGACCTGCGCGGAGCCGGTGCCGATGCCGGCCAACAACTTCAGCCTGGTCTTCCGCAAGGCCGGATGA
- a CDS encoding RES family NAD+ phosphorylase: MNARMKRDSAIRMPPRALLKDVLADSVCELRRETWLARAAWTPSSVLPESVVRTYRWGPPALMEGSGASFPFHWVYVAEDLTTAIWEGRFCRPSIRRSGFFYVERGAVTEGLVVLFKLEDDIRLLDLGGATAARLGIYDQISNPQYTWCQHFGVELHHILAELHADTGAIGIRYPSRRLRNHSAIAIHSRHLAAWRRTVTVRTMRFGDMPFHRELCRDPCYLPPGGQQLPADLA; encoded by the coding sequence ATGAATGCAAGGATGAAACGGGATAGTGCCATCCGCATGCCGCCGAGGGCGCTGCTGAAGGATGTGCTGGCTGACAGTGTGTGCGAATTGCGCCGGGAAACGTGGCTGGCACGCGCGGCGTGGACGCCGTCGTCGGTTTTGCCGGAATCGGTTGTCCGCACCTATCGCTGGGGGCCGCCTGCCTTGATGGAAGGGTCCGGCGCATCGTTTCCGTTTCATTGGGTGTACGTTGCCGAGGATCTGACCACTGCGATATGGGAGGGGCGCTTTTGCAGGCCGAGCATCCGGCGGTCAGGTTTCTTCTACGTGGAGCGGGGCGCTGTCACCGAGGGATTGGTCGTGCTCTTCAAATTGGAAGACGACATCCGCCTGTTGGACCTCGGTGGGGCGACGGCGGCGCGATTGGGTATTTATGACCAGATATCCAACCCACAATACACCTGGTGCCAACACTTCGGCGTCGAACTACATCACATCCTTGCCGAACTTCATGCCGATACCGGTGCCATCGGCATACGCTACCCGTCAAGACGGCTGCGGAACCATTCGGCGATTGCGATTCACTCTCGCCATCTGGCTGCGTGGCGGCGTACGGTCACGGTCCGCACCATGCGCTTCGGAGATATGCCGTTCCACCGGGAATTGTGCCGCGATCCTTGCTACCTGCCGCCCGGTGGCCAACAGCTGCCCGCCGACCTGGCTTAG